The stretch of DNA AATAACATGCTGAAGCAGGCTTGGAATGCCGGGCCTGAGATGCAGGCTATGCTGGAGATCTGGAATGAACAGCTTGCAGAGCATGGTGTTAAAATCGTGAAAAGAAGGAAACAATTTATAAGAAAGCTGCAAAAGTGGGCTGCGGACATTCATTATGGAATTACGGACGGAAGCGAGACACTGGAATTATCCTATCTACCCTCCTTCAGTGAGCCTGAAGAGGAAGAAGAAGCTGTCTTATTAGAGCATTTTATGATAAAGTTATCACAAATGAAGGATCAGGAGATCCGGCGAGGGATGACTCTGGCCGGTCCGCATCGTGACGATTTGTCCTTTTACATCAACGGCAAGGAAGCACAGGTATACGGATCCCAAGGTCAGCAGCGGACGACAGCTTTATCGCTCAAACTAGCCGAAATAGAACTTATTCATGAGGAGATCGGGGAATATCCGGTGCTCCTGCTTGATGATGTGCTCTCGGAGCTGGATCCCTATCGTCAGACTCAGCTGATCGAGACTTTTCAAAGTAAGGTGCAGACGTTCATCACCGCTACCGGGATGGAGAGCATTAACGCTAGCCGGCTGAAGGACGCTAGTATTTTTCATGTACAGGACGGTCAAGTGTTGTCCTAAAGGATGGGAGGAAGGGAAAGTGTACATTCATTTGGGCGGAGAGAAGGTAATATCCTCAAAAGAGCTGGTTGCCATCTTTGATATTTCCATTGAGAAATCTTCTAAGATCTCCAAGCAGTTTGTGAGCCATGCGCAGAAATCAAAGAACGTAGTCCAGATTGGAGAGGAAGAAGCCAAGTCCATCGTTGTCACAAAGCAAACGGTATACTATTCCCCTATATCCTCAGCAACCCTTAAGAAGAGATCCAACACTTTTTTTGCATAGAGTTATGAGCATAGCTAGTAGTTATACCAATTTACGAGAAGCCCGCAGTATGATCAGGGCACATTCTAATCCATAGAAGTAGGTGAAGGCATGTCTATCAACGAACAATCGTATGATGAAAGCAATATACAGGTGCTGGAGGGACTGGAGGCTGTTCGCAAACGTCCGGGGATGTATATCGGTTCCACCAGCGCCAGAGGGCTGCATCATTTGGTATGGGAAGTAGTGGACAACAGCATCGACGAAGCGCTGGCCGGCTATGCCAATAAGATTGACGTGATTGTTCATCAGGATAACAGCGTTACCGTAGTAGATAATGGACGCGGTATTCCTGTAGGTGAGCATCCGAAGATGAAGAAGTCTACGCTTGAAGTCGTCATGACTGTCCTGCACGCAGGTGGTAAATTTGGCGGTGGAGGATACAAGGTATCCGGCGGTTTGCATGGTGTAGGTGT from Paenibacillus sp. CAA11 encodes:
- the recF gene encoding DNA replication/repair protein RecF (All proteins in this family for which functions are known are DNA-binding proteins that assist the filamentation of RecA onto DNA for the initiation of recombination or recombinational repair.); translated protein: MFVKNLSLEHYRNYGELKLDSFGSVNLLLGRNAQGKTNLLEAILVLALTKSHRTSKDKELISFQADAAVLAAQVEKKYGPVNLELRLSSQGKKAKLNGLEQRKLSDFIGALNVVMFAPEDLEIVKGTPGVRRRFLDMEIGQVVPSYLFHLQQYQKILVQRNNMLKQAWNAGPEMQAMLEIWNEQLAEHGVKIVKRRKQFIRKLQKWAADIHYGITDGSETLELSYLPSFSEPEEEEEAVLLEHFMIKLSQMKDQEIRRGMTLAGPHRDDLSFYINGKEAQVYGSQGQQRTTALSLKLAEIELIHEEIGEYPVLLLDDVLSELDPYRQTQLIETFQSKVQTFITATGMESINASRLKDASIFHVQDGQVLS
- the remB gene encoding extracellular matrix regulator RemB, whose protein sequence is MYIHLGGEKVISSKELVAIFDISIEKSSKISKQFVSHAQKSKNVVQIGEEEAKSIVVTKQTVYYSPISSATLKKRSNTFFA